The following are from one region of the Magallana gigas chromosome 6, xbMagGiga1.1, whole genome shotgun sequence genome:
- the LOC105323689 gene encoding uncharacterized protein has protein sequence MNKSFLSGPHWTPTLYAAMNVGSVLVVCWLAVVWLESSSSQRPGRRPRFNQWRNPNFLRNFERRMMNGSPVYSPKAVGLMKKGWGKKNIYNKVNKAFGRCDIPDQDVVKNMFPGLFRSVDELNTLPEMQQGKTKSDKVIETPSIREWRAQPSRKILIPKTVSTVTENVVLKSDQSAITGSFSQKAYICDCCKVDRFFETYENVTVGDTTYEVIKIPNEGQFFAIERCPEQPNCAFGGCIQRYTRQPILIWNDTMPYYPPLDFAQFDFPTHCEWANIGQ, from the exons ATGAATAAAAGCTTTCTCTCCGGTCCTCATTGGACTCCCACACTCTACGCAG CTATGAACGTCGGCAGTGTTTTGGTTGTGTGTTGGTTAGCAGTTGTATGGTTAGAAAGTTCGTCATCACAACGCCCGGGAAGGCGTCCGCGCTTTAATCAATGGAGGAACCCAAACTTTCTGAGAAATTTTGAACGCAGAATGATGAATGGGAGCCCGGTGTACTCCCCCAAGGCCGTCGGACTAATGAAAAAAGGCTGGGGAAAGAAGAATATATACAACAAAGTAAATAAAGCGTTTGGGAGATGTGATATACCGGACCAAGACGTGGTGAAAAACATGTTTCCGGGACTATTCCGTTCTGTGGACGAACTCAATACACTTCCAGAAATGCAACAGGGCAAAACTAAATCGGACAAAGTGATTGAAACGCCCTCTATCAGAGAGTGGCGCGCTCAACCGTCCAGGAAAATCCTGATACCCAAAACTGTCTCAACGGTGACCGAAAAtgtcgttttaaaatcggaccaatCAGCTATTACAGGGAGTTTTAGTCAAAAAGCCTACATCTGTGACTGTTGTAAAGT TGACAGGTTCTTTGAGACGTACGAAAACGTGACTGTTGGTGACACAACTTATGAAGTCATCAAAATTCCAAACGAGGGCCAATTTTTTGCTATTGAGCGTTGTCC AGAACAACCCAATTGTGCATTTGGAGGCTGTATACAGAGATACACCCGGCAACCCATACTGATCTGGAACGATACGATGCCGTACTACCCCCCGCTAGATTTTGCGCAGTTTGACTTCCCAACTCACTGTGAATGGGCCAACATTGGACAGTGA
- the LOC105323707 gene encoding sodium/glucose cotransporter 4: MATKGLDHWGDILVVVVYFCFILGIGIWSLCRPNRGNVNSYFLAGRAMPWFAVGASVFSSNIGSEHFVGLAGAGASSGIVLVLYEWFVIFEILACAWMFLPVYISAGVFTLPEYLHRRHGRGRIRVYLSCLALVLYILSKLVVSIFSGSMFIQMALGWNMYASIIALLVVTGIFTVLGGLTAVMYTDTFQTAIMMIGAVIVTGYGFNEVGGYSNLQTKYMNSVPSVRNENTSCGLPKQDAFHLFLDPVDSDYPWPAIVLMSTIGAVWYWCCDQMIVQRSLAAKNISHAKGGSILTGYFKLLPIVLLIFPGMISRVLYPDDVACTDPTVCEAVCDNPVGCSNIAYPKLVLELLPYGLRGLLMVVMFSAVMSSLTSIFNSSSTIFTMDIWRRIRKEATQRELLVVGRVFVVFMCGVSVLWVPIIKSSSGGKLFTYMTAVEGYIAAPLGIVFLFSIFWTKTTEPAVFFGLIIANIVGGIRLVLEFVYPTPSCGEFDERPQILSKMNYLYFGVMLLFITASVIVVVSLLTSPRNPDELKGVTWWTRYGQETSGEAIECTNSNVNNDITLGSQNRLEADTEDKEEKTACQKILTVLFGKTDVHQVEEFQVEKRRKFLLQGKNSSTLLNINAILLMVLIAFLTGYFS; encoded by the exons ATGGCGACCAAGGGCCTGGACCATTGGGGAGACATCTTGGTGGTGGTTGTGTACTTTTGCTTCATCCTTGGCATCGGGATATGG TCTCTGTGCAGACCAAACCGTGGAAATGTAAACAGCTATTTTCTGGCTGGACGAGCAATGCCCTGGTTTGCT GTCGGAGCATCTGTGTTCTCTAGCAACATCGGCAGCGAACACTTTGTGGGCTTGGCCGGGGCCGGGGCCTCCTCGGGGATAGTTCTTGTGCTCTACGAGTGGTTT GTGATTTTCGAGATTTTGGCCTGTGCCTGGATGTTCCTTCCCGTCTATATCTCGGCAGGG GTGTTTACGTTACCTGAGTACCTGCATAGAAGACATGGGCGGGGCAGAATCAGGGTCTACCTCAGCTGTCTGGCTCTCGTACTTTACATCCTCTCCAAGCTCGTG GTGAGCATTTTCTCGGGTTCAATGTTCATCCAGATGGCTCTAGGATGGAATATGTACGCCTCCATTATCGCTCTTTTGGTTGTCACCGGCATATTTACCGTGTTAg gTGGACTGACTGCGGTGATGTACACAGACACGTTCCAAACGGCCATCATGATGATTGGGGCTGTCATAGTAACCGGTTACG GTTTTAACGAAGTTGGTGGATATTCCAACCTGCAAACAAAGTACATGAactctgttccgtccgtccgtaatGAGAATACGTCGTGTGGTCTGCCAAAGCAGGACGCCTTCCATTTATTTCTGGACCCTGTTGACAGCGACTATCCTTGGCCGGCCATCGTGCTTATGTCAACGATTGGGGCAGTCTGGTACTGGTGCTGCGACCAG ATGATCGTACAAAGGTCTTTGGCCGCCAAAAACATCTCCCATGCTAAAGGGGGGTCGATCTTAACAGGATACTTCAAGCTCTTACCGATAGTCCTGCTGATCTTCCCTGGAATGATCAGTAGAGTCCTGTACCCAG ATGATGTGGCGTGTACGGACCCGACTGTTTGTGAGGCTGTTTGTGACAACCCTGTGGGGTGCTCCAACATCGCCTACCCAAAACTCGTCTTGGAGCTTCTTCCTTACG GATTGCGGGGACTGCTGATGGTTGTCATGTTCTCGGCTGTGATGAGTTCCCTCACGTCCATTTTCAACAGTTCTAGTACAATCTTTACCATGGACATCTGGAGACGAATTAGAAAAGAGGCCACTCAGAGGGAACTGCTAGTGGTGGGACG TGTATTTGTTGTGTTTATGTGTGGGGTCAGTGTTCTCTGGGTCCCGATCATCAAGTCCTCCTCTGGGGGGAAACTCTTCACTTATATGACCGCTGTGGAGGGCTATATTGCAGCACCTTTAGGAATAGTTTTCCTTTTCTCTATTTTCTGGACAAAAACAACGGAACCT gcGGTCTTCTTTGGATTAATCATAGCAAATATCGTAGGCGGAATACGTCTTGTTCTAGAATTTGTCTACCCAACGCCATCATGCGGTGAATTTGACGAGAGGCCTCAGATTCTGTCTAAGATGAATTACCTGTACTTTGGCGTGATGCTGTTGTTCATCACAGCGAGTGTCATCGTAGTGGTCAGCTTGTTAACATCTCCAAGAAATCCCGATGAG CTGAAGGGAGTCACGTGGTGGACCCGTTACGGTCAGGAAACATCAGGGGAGGCAATCGAGTGTACTAACTCAAATGTCAACAACGATATTACTCTAGGTTCCCAAAACAGATTAG AGGCAGACACAGAAGACAAAGAGGAGAAGACTGCGTGTCAAAAGATCCTGACTGTTCTGTTCGGAAAGACAGACGTTCATCAAGTGGAGGAATTTCAGGTGGAAAAACGCCGGAAGTTTCTCTTGCAGGGGAAGAATTCTAGCACCCTTCTTAATATAAACGCTATTTTGTTAATGGTTCTCATTGCATTTCTTACTGGATATTTTAGTTAG